Genomic segment of Paenalkalicoccus suaedae:
CTTTTAGATAGCGAGGAGACTCGGACAATCAACGAAGCAGTAGATCGAGTTGAATTAAGTAGAAGTGCTTTTTATAAATATAAAGACGGTATATTCCCGTTTCATACGATGGTGAAAGAGAAGATTGTGACACTGTCGATTCACCTTCAGGATCAGTCAGGCGCACTGTCAAAATTACTGTCAATGGTAGCAAATACTGGTGCAAACGTATTGACGATCAATCAATCAATCCCACTTCAGGGAAGAGCAACAATTACGTTAACAATTGAGACAGCGGCGATGAACGAGGACGTATCAACGTTGCTTAAGCATATGCAAGAGCTTGATTCCGTGCGCAAAGTAGAAGTCGTCGGATCGGGTGCATAATAAGGCAAAGGGGCAAATTGGCGTGGAAAAGATAGCATATTTAGGGCCGAGGGGCTCATTTACAGAAGCAGCGGCATTAGCATTACTTCCTCATGCTGAGCGGATCGCATGCAGATCAATTCCGGACACGATGGACGCGGTAGCAGAGGATAAAGTAGAGCAGGCAATTGTTCCGATGGAGAATGCAATTGAGGGGACGGTTAATATTACGCTAGACTACTTCATTCATCATCAGCGAATGAATATGGTGGCAGAAATTGATTCGCCTATTCATCAGCATTTGTTGATCCATCCGACACGTGCCGAGGAATGGCAAGGCGTTAAAAAAGTGTATTCTCATCCGCATGCTATTGCGCAATGTCATCAGTTTTTACGAGAGTATTTACCAGATGCGGAGATTTCCTACGTAAACTCAACTGCGGCGGCGGCTAAGCACGTGGAGGATCACCCAGAGGAGAACGCGGCAGCAATTGCAAACGATATCGCAGCAGAGGCATACCATTTACAAATCGCTCAAAATACGATCAACGACTACGATAACAATCGTACGAGATTTCTTTTGTTACGAAAAGACGATAATTCGTTTAATCATCCTGTTATTTCAGAGAACACGACGTATAAAACAACGATGATGGTTAGTTTAGCGTCTGACTTTGCAGGAGCATTGCATCAAGTATTGGCTGCATTTGCTTGGAGAAAAATAAACCTTGTAAAAATTGAATCACGTCCCACTAAAACTGGACTTGGTAACTACTTCTTCCTCATTGATGTTGCAATGAAGCAGGATGATATTTTGATCCCTTCTGTCACAGAGGAATTGCGAGCACTAGGCTGTGGCGTCCATGTATTAGGTAGCTATCCATGCTTTCAGTGGGAAGAACTCTCTCGTGTCGTGCATCAAAAATAACGGACATAAGCATGCTTATTTACACATATGGTGTAAAAAAGGCATGCTTTTTTTGTGTCTATTATGCACGAGGGGTGAACGCAATGAAAATTCATATAGTGCAGACAGGAGATACGCTTTGGAAGCTCGCTAAAAAATATCACGTTGATTTTGAAGCGCTAAAAGCGGCTAATCACCACTTATCGAATCCGGACCTC
This window contains:
- a CDS encoding ACT domain-containing protein — its product is MKRADQFYLVREDMLSEAMLKTVEAKRLLDSEETRTINEAVDRVELSRSAFYKYKDGIFPFHTMVKEKIVTLSIHLQDQSGALSKLLSMVANTGANVLTINQSIPLQGRATITLTIETAAMNEDVSTLLKHMQELDSVRKVEVVGSGA
- the pheA gene encoding prephenate dehydratase, with amino-acid sequence MEKIAYLGPRGSFTEAAALALLPHAERIACRSIPDTMDAVAEDKVEQAIVPMENAIEGTVNITLDYFIHHQRMNMVAEIDSPIHQHLLIHPTRAEEWQGVKKVYSHPHAIAQCHQFLREYLPDAEISYVNSTAAAAKHVEDHPEENAAAIANDIAAEAYHLQIAQNTINDYDNNRTRFLLLRKDDNSFNHPVISENTTYKTTMMVSLASDFAGALHQVLAAFAWRKINLVKIESRPTKTGLGNYFFLIDVAMKQDDILIPSVTEELRALGCGVHVLGSYPCFQWEELSRVVHQK